AAGCTGATGCGCTTGTTCTTCTGTGATTTTGGCAAGCGGTGAAATGCCGCCAATTGCTTCATATCTGTCTTTCAAATCTTGAAGCATCTCAGGTTCAGGCTTTCTGCCTCTTCTAATATGTGTATAATAACGTTCAATATCTTCTTCTTTATAAGGCGTGCCGTACGCCATAACGAGAAGCCCCATTTTCTTTCTACTCACTGTTTACACCCTCTTTAATTAATCTGCTACTAACATTTTGACAGGATATCATTCAGATACCAAAAGATACGCTTAGGAATATTGACTCGTTTTTTGGTTTTGTGAATATTTATGGACAAATGCTGTCAGTTTTTTCAAAACCTCAGGACTGACGTCAGGAAATACCCCGTGTCCAAGGTTGAAAATGAAACTGTCCGATTTCATGCCTTGATCCAGTATTTCCATCGTTTTCTTCTCAATAACTTCCCATGGCGCAAGCAAAATGGACGGGTCCAGATTGCCCTGCACTGTTTTCGTGATGCCTTTTGCTCTGGCTTCATCAATGCCGAGTCTCCAATCAAGCCCGACAACATCGAGAGGAAGGTCATGCCAATCCCCTGCCAGATGGCTGGCGCCGACACCAAACATGATCAGCGGCACATTCTCCTCTCGAAGATCTGAAAAGATCCGGCTCATCACGGGTTTGATGTATGTTCTGTAGTCCGCTTGATTCAGCGCGCCGACCCACGAATCAAAGATTTGAATCGCTTTTGCGCCTGCCTTAATCTGCGCTTTCACATACACGATGACCATATCGGCGAGCTTATTCATCAACAGGTTCCATGCATCTGGCATGCTGTACATGAAGGCTTTTGTTTTATTATAGTTTTTCGACGGACCGCCTTCGATCATGTAGCTGGCAAGCGTAAAAGGCGCACCTGAGAAACCGATGAGCGGGACGTTCAGCTGCTCATTGACAAGCAGTTTAATCGTCTCTAGCACGTACGGCACGTCCTGTTCCGGATCAATCTGGCCCAGTTTTTCAATGTCCGCCAGAGACTGGATCGGCTGATCAATCACAGGCCCGATCCCGTTTTTGATTTCAACATCCACTCCGATTGACGGCAGCGGCGTCATGATATCCTTATAAAGGATTGCGGCATCGACTCCGTATTGCTCAACCGGCAGTCTTGTGACATATGCACAAAGTTCGGGCTGATGGGTAATCTCGAACAATCCGTATTTTTCCTTCAGCTTACGGTACTCAGGCTGTGAGCGCCCTGCTTGTCTCATATACCATACAGGCGTGTGGTCCGCTTTTTCTCCCCGTGCAGCTTTTAAAAACGTTTCGTTAAACGTTTCTCGTTTACTCATCTGATTTCCACCTTTCATCCTGCAACCATACGTTCGTGTTTCTTGACCATTACACTATACCTCGTTTTGGGCAAATGGTATAGAAATGAGGCTCAAAGTTCAAAAAATCGCCGAATTCCAATTCCATTAAGAGGAAAACAATTTCGGCCGAACGTAATCGGTTCCTTCCCCTTCTCTTTTTGTCTGTGTATTATAAGGCACAATTTTATAAGAAGCGCCTGAAAACAAGTTGGCATAAGGGATTTCATAGCTGCCCTTTCCTTCAACTGAATCAAGAAGCGTCTCCGCGCCATCCTTATTAACATAAATTCTGTATACCGTCCGATCATCCTTTTGCGCATCCCATTTTAATTCAATGGTAAACAGCCCCGCGGCTTTGAATGTGTAATCCGCTGTCAATGTTTTGACAGGCTCCAGCTTAATCGGGCTTTCCAGTTCTTTGACGTTTTTAGGCTTCGTAAATACTTCACCGGTTTCTCCAGCTTGTGTCAAAATATCTTTATACAATCTCGTCGGATACGCGCTCCCGCCTTTTAAATAATGGTCATGGTCCGTTTTGTCATAGCCCATCCAGACAGCCCCGGTTCGTTTCGGCGTATAGCCGGCAAACCAGGCATCCTTCGTCGCGCCGGAGACACCTGTATAAGAAGTAGAACCTGTTTTCCCCGCCAGGTCGCCGTGATAAGTTCCTGACGTAGCCGTTCCCTCTTTGACCACCTGCTGCAGCATTCTCGTCATATTCCAGGAGGTCTGCTTGCTGAATACCCGCTTTCCTTCTTCTTTATGGTCAGCTATCGTTTCTCCGTCTTCATCCTCTATGCTGGAAATAAAATACGGCTCAGTATACATTCCATTCGCGGCAAACGTATGAAACGCACCGGCAAGCTGGAGCGGTGAAACGCCTTTTTGCAAACCGCCGAGTGCAAGGGCAAGCCCTTCATCAGGGATATCGATGCCATTTGCTTTCAAATAAGATTTTCCCGTTTCGACTCCGATCTCATGCAGCGTCCAGACAGCCGGCGCGTTTTTGCTGTATGTGATGGCGTCAGACATGGTCACTTCGCCCTCATACCGGCTGTCATAGTTTTTCGGCGTATAATCTCCGTATGATTGCAGCTCATCCTTCAATAGAGAATATGGCTTGAATTTCTTTTCCTGCATCGCAGGTCCGTATACCGCAAGCGGCTTAAATGTGGAACCCGGCTGGCGTGCAGCTGTGACGCGGTTATATCCTTTGGATGTGTATTCCCTTCCGCCGATCGCCGCTTCCACACCGCCTGTCTTATTATTGATAAAGACGGCGCTTCCTTCAGCATTCTGGTCTGTTCCGGGATAATAGTTTCCCTGCTTCATCACCTGATAAGCCGTCTTCTGAAGCTTCGAATCAAGCGGCACCTTGATCGTGTATCCGCCTTGAAGAAGCTGCTCTCCGGAAATCGAATACTTGTCCTCCGCTTCTTCAATCACCAGATCAATATAGCTGTCAAACCAAGGGGTTTCCGACTGTTTCTTCACGTTCAGTCCGAGCGTCCGGCCCTGCGCGCTGACAGCCTCTTTCGCACTGATGTAGCCTTGGTCATTCATCATGCCGAGAATTGTATCACGCCGCTCCTTGCTTTTATCAGGGTGCAAAACAGGAGAATACGTGGAAGGCGCCTTCGGAATAGCCGCCAACACCGCGCCTTCGGATACAGTTAAATCTTGTACTTCTTTATTGAAGTAATAATGGGACGCCGCTTGTATGCCGTAGACCCCATGCCCGAAGTAGAGCTGGTTCAAATACATTTCCAGCAGCTTGTCCTTGCTGTAATCCCGTTCAAGATTGATCGCAATGATCACTTCTTTTGTTTTTCTTAAAAACGTTTTGTCGTGTGTCAGAAAAATATTTTTGGCAAGCTGCTGGGTGATCGTGCTTCCGCCTTCCACCTTTCCGCCTGCTAGGATATCGCGGTACACCGCCCTTCCGACAGATTTCGCATCAATGCCGTGATGCTCATAAAACCTTTTATCCTCAACAGCGATAAACGCTTCTCTGACCTGCTCCGGAATCTCATTGATCGAGACCGGCTCACGATTTTCTGTATACAGGCTGGCAACCTCAACTCCGTCTTGATCGACAATTTTTGAAGAGGCATGAAGAATCAGCTTCTTTTCATCTATAACATAATGCCCGAGAAAAATAATTGAAATATATCCTATTAAAGCGAGAAAAGCAGTTAACACTAAAATAATCATGGGTATAAATAGTTTCTTTTTCTTCACCTTAAACATGAACTCACCTCGCCTTTCTAAAAGGTAGTATGGGAAAAATTGTTTGGAATTATGTTCAAAGCACTCGCCAATAGAAACTTATACCATTGTTTTGATATACTAGCAAGCAGGAGGTGGCTTGTATGAAGGTATATATTACATATGGGACAGCCGATTTTTTAAAAACGATCGTAAAGAATCATCCCTCGGAACATATCCTTTTGATGCAGGGGCAGGAAAACGCGATTTTGATCCACGAAACAAACGGAGATACCGTTTTTCAGGCTCCCCATGCTTATGAAGTGATTGACAAAGCCGGCGAGATGAAAAACCCGGGTTTTGCCGTCTTGAACAATATTGCTGTCACTCAGGAAGGGCGTCCGCTGTTTGAAAACAGATTTAAAAACAGAGCGGGAAAAGTCGAAAATGAGCCCGGTTTTGAAGCAATTCGTGTGCTCCGTCCGCTTGACAGTGATACGTACGTCATTCTGACCTTGTGGGAAACAGAAAGAGCCTTTCAGGACTGGCAACAGTCAGGCTCATACAAAGAAGCCCACAAAAAACGCGGCACGTCTGCCGGTATTGACACAACGTCGATCTTCTCCCGGCCTTCGTATGTCACCACATATTTCGCTGTCGAATAGCTGCCGGCATGTCCGGCAGCTTTTTTATTGGGAGGAAAGCAAAATGAACTATACTTGCCCAGTCTGCGGCTTTCATGGACTGACTGAACCGGCATATGATAAGCAAGGGCATCATTCTTATGAAATTTGCCCATGCTGCGGTTTCCAGTTCGGATTTGACGATTATGAGATGCAGCGGGAGGATGGTTCCTATTTAGAGCCATCGGAAAGCATCATCGCCTACAGAAAGAATTGGCTTGCTGATGGCGCCGTAATTTTTTCTCCTGATAGCTTTCCGAAGCATCAGCAAAAAGCGAATAGAGTGTTAAAACAGCAGTTGCTTGAGCAGCTCAAACAAATCAATGTTCATGATCTCCCCTCATAACCCCGCCTTCTGTCCCGCACCTTCCGCCCGCCTATGAATAATCTGTAGGAAGCGGAAGGAGTGATCAATGATGGAAGTCGGGATTTTGCCTGTCCACGTTCTTTATGTGATTTTTATCGGGGCGATTATCCTATTTATGCTGCTGCGGAAAGATACGACCTTTATTTCCTTATTCGGCATATTTATGATATCGCTATGGTCCAGCCATTCACTTTCAGCTTCTGTCAGCAGTTTATTCCATAGCCTTATCTACGCGGCCGGTGAACTGCTGCCCACGATTTTCATCATTTGTTTTATCGTCTCGATGAGTGATTTGTTAACAAAAACAGGGATAAATAAAGCGATGATCTCCCCTTTTGCAAGCCTTGTGAAAGGACCTGTAACAGCCTACTGGCTGATTGGCAGCCTAATGTTCACCATTTCTCTCTTCTTCTGGCCCTCTCCGGGTGTCGCTTTAATCGGCGCCGTCCTGCTCCCGGCGGCAGCCCGTGCCGGGTTGCCGCCAATCGCCGCCGCCATGGCCATAAATTTATTCGGGCACGGTTTTGCTCTGTCCGGAGACTTTGTCATTCAGGCGGCACCGAAGCTGACAGCCGATGCGGCAGGCATTCCAGTCGGTGATGTCATCTCAGCGAGTATTCCCCTTGTGCTGATTATGGGCGTGACCACTACAACTGCAGCTTTTATCATGATTCAGCGCGAACGCAAAAAACAGCTGGGTCCGACTTCTATTTCCCCCGGACGTTCCGAAGAACAAGACACCTCGATGTACTTGCCAAAACGTCTGCGGTCCATATTGGCTTTTTTGATTCCGCTTGTCTTTCTTGGCGATATCGCCTGCATGCTTCTGGTTGACTTGCAGGGAAATGAGGCGACCGCGTTAATCGGCGGGACTGCGATCTGCATCCTCCTGACCGTCCATTTTCTCGTGTATAAACAACAAGGGCTTGAAAAAATCACCGGTTATTTTATTGATGGGTTCCAGTTCGGCTTTAAGGTTTTCGGTCCCGTCATTCCGATTGCCGCTTTCTTTTACCTTGGCGACTCAGGCTTTGAAAGCATACTGGGCACTGCACTCCCTACAAGTTCCCACGGTATTGTCAATGATCTCGGTTATGCTTTGTCCCACATGATGCCTATGTCAAAGGAGCTTGCCGCTGTTGCTTTAACTGCCGTTGGAGCAATAACCGGTCTCGACGGATCAGGGTTTTCAGGCATTTCTCTAGCCGGCTCTATCGCCAGCCTCTTTTCGTCCGCTCTTCATGCTGATCCAGCCATTCTGACAGCACTCGGACAAATATCTGCCATCTGGGTGGGCGGCGGAACACTGGTCCCATGGGCGCTGATTCCCGCCGCGGCCATTTGCAAAGTTGATCCTTTTGAGCTTGCCAGAAAAAACTTCATTCCCGTCGCAATTGGCCTTTCAGTGACAACCATCGCAGCCATTGCATTGCTTTGAAACCAAGTTGAAATATTCAGACTTTTTCTATACAATCATGGAAAAGCAGAAAAAGGGGGAAGCGGTTTTGTCTATATCCACACTGCAGAAAGAAATAAACAAACAGCTCGACGGCTGTTTTGAAGAAATGGTCGAGATCAGGCGCCATTTTCATATGTATCCTGAGCTCTCGTTTCAAGAAGAAAAAACCGCCGCATTTATTGCGTCCTATTATGAATCATTAGGAGTCCCGATCCGTACGAACGTTGGCGGCAGAGGGGTTTTGGCATATGTAGAAGGAAGCGAACCCGGCCCTACCGTGGCGTTGCGGGCCGACTTTGACGCCCTTCCCATTCAAGATGAAAAAGATGTTCCTTACGCCTCCAAAGTGCCAGGTGTCATGCATGCATGCGGCCATGACGGCCATACGGCGGCTCTTCTCGCAGTGGCGAAGGTCCTTCACCAAAATAGGCATGAGCTGAAGGGAACATTTGTGATGATCCACCAGCATGCGGAAGAATATCATCCGGGAGGCGCAAAGCCAATGATTGATGACGGCTGTCTCGACAACGCGGATGTGATATTCGGCACGCATCTTTGGGCGACTGAGAAGCTCGGAACCATTCTCTGCCGCCCCGGCGCCGTGATGGCGGCGGCAGACCGATTTACGATCAACATTTATGGGAAGGGCGGCCATGGCGCTCACCCGCAAGATACAAAAGACGCCGTCCTGATCGGCTCGCAGATTGTTTCCTCTTTGCAGCACATTGTCAGCCGCAAAGTCAATCCGATTCAGTCCGCCGTCATTTCGGTTGGCTCTTTCATCGCCGACAATCCGTTTAATGTTATCGCAGACCAAGCAACACTCATCGGCACAGCGCGTTCGTTTGACGACAATGTCCGCAGCATGCTGGAGAAAGAAATTGAAGCCGTTGTTAAAGGGGTGTGCAGCATGCACGGCGCGTCCTATGAGTACAATTATGAACGAGGCTATCCGGCAGTTGTGAACCATCCTGCCGAAACGAGCCACCTAGCCAACATCGCCAAAAACATAGAGGGCGTTCAGCAGGTCATTGACGGTGAACCGCAAATGGGTGGTGAGGATTTTGCTTATTACTTACAAAACGTCAAAGGGACTTTTTTCTTTACAGGAGCCGCCCCTGAACAGCCGGAGCGCGTCTATTCCCATCATCATCCGAATTTCGATATCAATGAAAAAGCAATGCTAACAGCAGCAAAGGTGCTTGCAGGTGCCGCGATCACCTATTATAAGCTATAAAAAAACAGCCGGCTTG
The Bacillus vallismortis genome window above contains:
- the hemE gene encoding uroporphyrinogen decarboxylase, which encodes MSKRETFNETFLKAARGEKADHTPVWYMRQAGRSQPEYRKLKEKYGLFEITHQPELCAYVTRLPVEQYGVDAAILYKDIMTPLPSIGVDVEIKNGIGPVIDQPIQSLADIEKLGQIDPEQDVPYVLETIKLLVNEQLNVPLIGFSGAPFTLASYMIEGGPSKNYNKTKAFMYSMPDAWNLLMNKLADMVIVYVKAQIKAGAKAIQIFDSWVGALNQADYRTYIKPVMSRIFSDLREENVPLIMFGVGASHLAGDWHDLPLDVVGLDWRLGIDEARAKGITKTVQGNLDPSILLAPWEVIEKKTMEILDQGMKSDSFIFNLGHGVFPDVSPEVLKKLTAFVHKYSQNQKTSQYS
- a CDS encoding transglycosylase domain-containing protein, with the protein product MFKVKKKKLFIPMIILVLTAFLALIGYISIIFLGHYVIDEKKLILHASSKIVDQDGVEVASLYTENREPVSINEIPEQVREAFIAVEDKRFYEHHGIDAKSVGRAVYRDILAGGKVEGGSTITQQLAKNIFLTHDKTFLRKTKEVIIAINLERDYSKDKLLEMYLNQLYFGHGVYGIQAASHYYFNKEVQDLTVSEGAVLAAIPKAPSTYSPVLHPDKSKERRDTILGMMNDQGYISAKEAVSAQGRTLGLNVKKQSETPWFDSYIDLVIEEAEDKYSISGEQLLQGGYTIKVPLDSKLQKTAYQVMKQGNYYPGTDQNAEGSAVFINNKTGGVEAAIGGREYTSKGYNRVTAARQPGSTFKPLAVYGPAMQEKKFKPYSLLKDELQSYGDYTPKNYDSRYEGEVTMSDAITYSKNAPAVWTLHEIGVETGKSYLKANGIDIPDEGLALALGGLQKGVSPLQLAGAFHTFAANGMYTEPYFISSIEDEDGETIADHKEEGKRVFSKQTSWNMTRMLQQVVKEGTATSGTYHGDLAGKTGSTSYTGVSGATKDAWFAGYTPKRTGAVWMGYDKTDHDHYLKGGSAYPTRLYKDILTQAGETGEVFTKPKNVKELESPIKLEPVKTLTADYTFKAAGLFTIELKWDAQKDDRTVYRIYVNKDGAETLLDSVEGKGSYEIPYANLFSGASYKIVPYNTQTKREGEGTDYVRPKLFSS
- the hmoB gene encoding heme-degrading oxygenase HmoB — encoded protein: MKVYITYGTADFLKTIVKNHPSEHILLMQGQENAILIHETNGDTVFQAPHAYEVIDKAGEMKNPGFAVLNNIAVTQEGRPLFENRFKNRAGKVENEPGFEAIRVLRPLDSDTYVILTLWETERAFQDWQQSGSYKEAHKKRGTSAGIDTTSIFSRPSYVTTYFAVE
- a CDS encoding M20 family metallopeptidase codes for the protein MSISTLQKEINKQLDGCFEEMVEIRRHFHMYPELSFQEEKTAAFIASYYESLGVPIRTNVGGRGVLAYVEGSEPGPTVALRADFDALPIQDEKDVPYASKVPGVMHACGHDGHTAALLAVAKVLHQNRHELKGTFVMIHQHAEEYHPGGAKPMIDDGCLDNADVIFGTHLWATEKLGTILCRPGAVMAAADRFTINIYGKGGHGAHPQDTKDAVLIGSQIVSSLQHIVSRKVNPIQSAVISVGSFIADNPFNVIADQATLIGTARSFDDNVRSMLEKEIEAVVKGVCSMHGASYEYNYERGYPAVVNHPAETSHLANIAKNIEGVQQVIDGEPQMGGEDFAYYLQNVKGTFFFTGAAPEQPERVYSHHHPNFDINEKAMLTAAKVLAGAAITYYKL